The Miscanthus floridulus cultivar M001 chromosome 7, ASM1932011v1, whole genome shotgun sequence genome includes a region encoding these proteins:
- the LOC136467203 gene encoding uncharacterized protein codes for MKPRHERSRSTTSTYSPLVVSQSQQQGQAGGDADGSVTEQEVVVVLAQPEEGVRPTTAAQMEESPRVSDGGAANEERVMRLLEREAASAKQREMKMLESLVQQTKELEQAKIALEEARLEITALRQQQQGGATAEPAAPQAQTQQWSVMDLMFGGVDEEINGLRSRLRASAQAEERSRKAVDELTAALSAVTMEAKQVKAWLSDAQAELEAAHAERDRLRGLLQGAEAELWCATERVDALTADWKDAAAGWRAREKALLARARGAEEEAAVSRRESAAEIDALGDDNAALRRALEQAVEEANVAAEALEAAGADNAGLQEAVAEKERALEALRLENEGLRASDAAARERAEELQGQLAAARKEREIPLVEKWRREDAQGKLSAAFLDSGRLVPGGRKDRMFASLSNIAELKSAAAAAAAMDDYGYEFDHLDVAGQYGDDATEHGMKQHKIKQRRSILRKFGDLFRRRRLYKPNLAPVLHNHY; via the exons ATGAAGCCTCGGCACGAGCGCAGCAGGTCCACCACCTCCACGTACTCGCCACTCGTCGTCTCCCAGTCCCAG CAGCAAGGTCAGGCCGGTGGCGACGCTGACGGCAGCGTCACGGagcaggaggtggtggtggtgctggcgcAGCCGGAGGAGGGCGTCcggccgacgacggcggcgcAGATGGAGGAGTCGCCGCGGGTGAGCGACGGCGGCGCCGCGAATGAGGAGCGTGTGATGCGGCTACTGGAGCGGGAGGCGGCGTCGGCCAAGCAGCGGGAGATGAAGATGCTGGAGTCGCTGGTCCAGCAGACCAAGGAGCTGGAGCAGGCCAAGATCGCGCTCGAGGAGGCCAGGCTCGAGATCACCGCCctacggcagcagcagcagggcggCGCCACCGCCGAGCCGGCCGCGCCGCAGGCGCAGACACAGCAGTGGAGCGTCATGGACCTCATGTTCGGCGGCGTGGACGAGGAGATCAACGGTCTTCGGTCCAGGCTCCGCGCGTCCGCTCAGGCCGAGGAGCGGAGCCGGAAGGCGGTGGACGAGCTCACCGCGGCGCTGTCCGCGGTCACCATGGAGGCGAAGCAGGTCAAGGCGTGGCTCTCCGACGCGCAGGCCGAGCTGGAGGCGGCCCACGCCGAGCGCGACCGGCTCCGGGGCCTGCTCCAGGGCGCCGAGGCGGAGCTGTGGTGCGCCACggagcgcgtcgacgcgctcACCGCCGACTGGAAGGACGCCGCGGCCGGGTGGCGCGCCAGGGAGAAGGCGCTGCTGGCGCGCGCGCGTGGcgccgaggaggaggccgccgTTTCGCGGAGGGAGAGCGCCGCCGAGATCGACGCGCTCGGCGACGACAACGCCGCGCTGCGCCGCGCGCTGGAGCAGGCGGTCGAGGAGGCTAACGTGGCCGCCGAGGCGCTCGAGGCCGCGGGAGCCGACAACGCCGGCCTGCAGGAGGCCGTCGCGGAGAAAGAGCGCGCCCTGGAGGCACTGCGGCTGGAGAACGAGGGACTCAGGGCCAGCGATGCCGCCGCCAGGGAGCGCGCCGAGGAGCTCCAGGGCCAGCTCGCGGCGGCAAGGAAAGAGCGGGAGATCCCGCTGGTGGAGAAGTGGAGGCGCGAAGACGCGCAGGGTAAGCTGAGCGCGGCGTTCCTGGACTCTGGGAGGCTGGTCCCCGGCGGCCGGAAGGACCGGATGTTCGCGTCGCTGAGCAACATCGCGGAGCTcaagtcggcggcggcggccgcggcggccatGGACGACTACGGCTACGAGTTTGACCACCTGGACGTGGCGGGCCAGTACGGCGACGACGCCACGGAGCACGGCATGAAGCAGCACAAGATCAAGCAGAGGCGGTCGATCCTGCGCAAGTTCGGGGATCTCTTCAGGAGGAGGAGACTCTACAAGCCCAACCTCGCGCCGGTGCTCCATAACCACTACTAG
- the LOC136467202 gene encoding histone H3.3, translating to MARTKQTARKSTGGKAPRKQLATKAARKSAPTTGGVKKPHRYRPGTVALREIRKYQKSTELLIRKLPFQRLVREIAQDFKTDLRFQSHAVLALQEAAEAYLVGLFEDTNLCAIHAKRVTIMPKDIQLARRIRGERA from the exons ATGGCGCgtaccaagcagactgctcgcaagtccactggaggaAAGGCTCCTAGGAAGCAACTCGCTACAAAG GCAGCCCGTAAGTCGGCACCCACAACTGGAGGAGTGAAGAAGCCTCACCGTTACCGCCCAGGAACTGTTGCTCTTCG TGAGATCCGCAAGTATCAGAAGAGCACTGAGTTGCTGATTAGGAAGCTGCCATTCCAGAGGCTTGTCAGGGAGATTGCTCAGGACTTCAAG ACGGATCTGCGCTTCCAGAGCCACGCGGTGCTTGCTCTGCAGGAGGCAGCTGAGGCCTACCTGGTTGGTCTCTTCGAAGACACTAATCTGTGTGCCATCCACGCGAAGCGCGTGACCATCATGCCCAAGGACATTCAGCTGGCAAGGAGGATCCGCGGCGAGAGGGCGTAA
- the LOC136465767 gene encoding 7-deoxyloganetin glucosyltransferase-like has product MATPAKPHLVFFPFPAQGHVTPAFQLATLLHRCHGFDVTFVHTEHNRRRLLRARGPDALAGAPGFRFAAVPDGLPASDEDAAQDMPALHFSLSTAVPHFKKLVLSQLLPSPAASCCCLISDVDHILRAAEDIGLPCVNFWITSASSFMAFQQCQQLVAKGLVPLKDAEQLRNGYLDNTAIDWVPGLPASMLLRDFPSFIRTTDPDDAGLAITLRTMECHRTVPSAVIFHTLEEMESHVMSALSAILPPVYAIGPLPLLLSGAGAGDPAIDASSGSSTSSLSKENLACLDWLDGKRPNSVVFASFGSLVKLTHQQLVELAWGLANSGYEFLWVIRSDQQQLMVNGGAAAAVLPPEFLAETEGRSCVTSWCPQEAVLRHEAVGAFLTHCGWNSMLESVCAGVPMLCWPFVGDQQPNSRLECTEWRVGVELGEDPGREELETAIRQVMGGERGEELRRSAAEWKDKAALAARPGGSSWVNLEKLAKGNPNGVLMMVFILIK; this is encoded by the exons ATGGCGACGCCGGCGAAGCCTCACCTTGTGTTCTTCCCGTTCCCGGCGCAGGGCCACGTCACCCCGGCATTCCAGCTCGCCACGCTCCTCCACCGGTGCCACGGCTTCGACGTCACCTTCGTCCACACCGAGCACAACCGCCGGCGCCTCCTGCGGGCGCGCGGGCCGGACGCGCTGGCGGGAGCCCCCGGATTCCGCTTCGCCGCCGTCCCTGACGGCCTGCCCGCGTCAGACGAGGACGCGGCGCAGGACATGCCCGCCCTGCACTTCTCCCTCTCGACGGCGGTCCCGCACTTCAAGAAGCTCGTACTGTCTCAGCTACTCCCCAGCCCCGCGGCGAGCTGCTGCTGCCTCATCTCTGACGTCGACCACATCCTGCGTGCGGCCGAGGACATCGGCCTGCCCTGCGTCAACTTCTGGATCACGAGCGCCAGCTCGTTCATGGCTTTCCAGCAGTGCCAGCAGCTCGTTGCCAAGGGCCTTGTTCCTCTCAAAG ATGCTGAGCAACTGAGGAATGGATACTTGGACAACACGGCCATCGACTGGGTGCCGGGGTTGCCGGCGTCCATGCTCCTGAGGGACTTCCCGAGCTTCATCCGCACCACGGACCCGGACGACGCGGGGCTCGCCATCACCCTGCGCACAATGGAGTGCCACCGCACCGTCCCGTCCGCCGTCATATTCCACACCTTGGAGGAGATGGAGAGCCACGTCATGAGCGCGTTGTCGGCCATCCTGCCGCCTGTCTACGCCATCGGGCCACTACCGCTGCTCctctccggcgccggcgccggtgatCCGGCCATCGACGCGTCGTCGGGCTCCAGCACCAGCAGCCTTTCCAAGGAGAACCTCGCTTGCCTGGACTGGCTTGACGGCAAGCGGCCCAACTCGGTGGTGTTCGCGAGCTTCGGGAGCTTGGTGAAGCTGACCCACCAACAGTTGGTAGAGCTTGCGTGGGGGCTGGCCAACAGCGGCTACGAGTTCCTGTGGGTGATCAGGAGCGACCAGCAGCAGCTGATGGTGAACggcggagccgccgccgccgtcctgccGCCGGAGTTCTTGGCGGAGACGGAGGGGAGATCCTGCGTGACGAGCTGGTGCCCGCAGGAGGCGGTGCTCCGGCACGAGGCGGTCGGCGCGTTCCTGACGCACTGCGGGTGGAACTCGATGCTGGAGAGCGTCTGCGCCGGGGTGCCCATGCTGTGCTGGCCGTTCGTGGGCGACCAGCAGCCTAACAGCAGGCTCGAGTGCACGGAGTGGCGCGTCGGCGTGGAGCTCGGCGAGGACCCCGGGCGGGAGGAGCTGGAGACGGCGATACGCCAGGTGATGGGAGGGGAGCGAGGGGAGGAGCTGAGGAGGTCGGCGGCGGAGTGGAAGGACAAGGCCGCTCTCGCGGCACGACCAGGTGGCTCCTCGTGGGTAAATCTGGAGAAGTTAGCTAAGGGCAATCCCAAcggtgtattgatgatggtttttatcctcattaaatga
- the LOC136467204 gene encoding protein SENSITIVE TO PROTON RHIZOTOXICITY 1-like: MPGGELADAIMGGGGVGGGGGGATDVDPRAALLRLAALGDRMAAVRGRISASISGEARPLSYADIQSVSSEISAAAQLVVLNAAELLASSVPFPAPPPPSAAPSPAAPVREIPAVASASAQEQQPLLEAAKGDGGGYEVVELDAAELLAEHVHFCEICGKGFRRDANLRMHMRAHGDRFKTLDALSRPGHGQGQPPKPPAGDNVRFSCPFEGCNRNRAHRRFRPLKSAVCARNHFRRSHCPKLYACERCGGKKRFAVLADLRSHLRHCGEESQWRCSCGTTFSRKDKLFGHLALFEGHTPAITKPNKDVVTGPTESTIDAMEEGGFEEGNHDREEDEEGGYDPEFFKEWMEELGGGAGGSNWPGPAAAGQ; encoded by the coding sequence ATGCCGGGCGGCGAACTCGCTGACGCCatcatgggcggcggcggcgtcggcggagggGGTGGAGGAGCAACGGACGTGGACCCCCGGGCCGCCCTCCTCCGTCTGGCTGCCCTCGGGGACCGCATGGCCGCCGTCCGGGGCCGTATCTCCGCCTCCATCTCGGGCGAGGCCCGGCCCCTCTCCTACGCCGACATCCAATCCGTCTCCTCCGAGATCTCCGCCGCCGCCCAACTCGTCGTCCTCAACGCCGCCGAGCTCCTCGCTTCCTCCGTCCCCTTCCCCGCCCCACCTCCTCCCTCCGCCGCTCCTTCTCCCGCAGCTCCCGTCCGAGAGATCCCCGCTGTggcctccgcctccgcccaaGAGCAGCAACCCCTGCTAGAGGCCGCcaagggcgacggcggcggctacGAGGTCGTGGAGCTCGACGCCGCCGAGCTGCTAGCGGAGCACGTCCACTTCTGCGAGATCTGCGGCAAGGGCTTCCGCCGCGACGCTAACCTCAGGATGCACATGCGCGCCCACGGCGATCGCTTCAAGACCCTCGACGCGCTCTCCCGCCCTGGCCACGGCCAGGGCCAGCCGCCCAAGCCGCCCGCTGGCGACAACGTGCGCTTCTCCTGCCCCTTCGAGGGCTGCAACAGGAACCGCGCGCACCGCCGCTTCCGCCCGCTCAAGTCGGCGGTGTGCGCGCGGAACCACTTCCGGCGCAGCCACTGCCCCAAGCTCTACGCCTGCGAGCGCTGTGGCGGCAAGAAGCGCTTCGCTGTCCTGGCCGACCTCCGCAGCCACCTCCGCCACTGCGGGGAGGAGTCACAGTGGCGCTGCTCCTGCGGCACCACCTTCTCCCGCAAGGACAAGCTCTTCGGTCATCTCGCGCTCTTTGAAGGCCACACGCCAGCAATCACTAAGCCAAACAAGGATGTGGTGACAGGACCTACAGAGTCCACCATTGATGCTATGGAGGAAGGGGGATTTGAAGAAGGCAATCATGAccgggaggaggatgaggagggtgGTTATGATCCAGAGTTCTTCAAGGAGTGGATGGAGgagcttggaggtggtgctggtggctcCAACTGGCCTGGACCAGCGGCAGCCGGACAATAG